From the genome of Gilliamella sp. wkB7, one region includes:
- the nrdD gene encoding anaerobic ribonucleoside-triphosphate reductase — protein MPVVIKRDGCQTAFNEGRIRDAIVKAAVAANVNDPDYCAAVAQEITNQMAERESVDINEIQNAVENQLMSGPYKKLARTYIEYRHDRDREREQRSRLTQDIRGLIEQSNVAILNENANKDSKVIPTQRDLLAGIVAKHYAKQYLLPKEISRAHDCGEIHYHDLDYAPFFPMFNCMLIDLDGMLTNGFKMGNAEIEPPKSIATATAVTAQIIAQVASHIYGGTTINRIDEILAKFVTISYQKHKQVAEEWNISNPEAYAESRTQKECYDAFQSLEYEVNTLHTANGQTPFVTFGFGLGTSWESRLIQESILKVRIKGLGKNHKTAVFPKLVFAIKDGINHKPNDVNYDIKQLALECASKRMYPDILNYDKVVEVTGSFKTPMGCRSFLGVYEEDGHKIHDGRNNLGVISLNLPRIAIEAHGDESQFWKILDKRLALCKKALMTRIARLEGVKARVAPILYMEGACGVRLKEDDSVSEIFKNGRASISLGYIGIHETLNALYGNQTHPFDNETLRQKGIAIVEHLRKAVEQWKDETGYGFSLYSTPSENLCDRFCRLDTAEFGIISGVTDKGYYTNSFHLDVEKKVNPYEKIEFEKAYPPVASGGFICYGEYPNMINNIKALEDVWDYSYSRVPYYGTNTPIDECYECGYTGEFSCTSKGFVCPSCGNHDSSKVSVTRRVCGYLGSPDARPFNAGKQEEVKRRVKHLNNGQIG, from the coding sequence ATGCCTGTAGTAATTAAACGTGATGGTTGCCAGACCGCATTTAATGAAGGTCGAATCAGAGATGCTATCGTTAAAGCAGCAGTTGCTGCTAATGTTAATGATCCAGATTATTGTGCTGCTGTTGCCCAAGAGATTACTAATCAAATGGCTGAGCGTGAGAGTGTCGATATTAACGAAATTCAAAACGCAGTTGAAAATCAGCTTATGTCAGGCCCTTATAAAAAGTTAGCAAGAACCTATATTGAGTATAGACATGATCGCGATCGAGAACGTGAACAACGTAGTCGATTAACTCAGGATATTCGTGGTTTAATTGAACAAAGTAATGTTGCAATCTTAAATGAAAATGCTAATAAAGATAGTAAAGTTATTCCTACACAACGAGACTTGCTTGCGGGGATTGTGGCAAAGCATTACGCTAAACAATATCTATTACCTAAAGAAATTTCACGAGCCCATGATTGTGGTGAAATTCATTATCATGATCTCGACTATGCACCATTTTTTCCAATGTTTAACTGTATGCTAATCGATTTAGATGGTATGTTAACAAATGGCTTCAAAATGGGGAATGCTGAAATTGAACCTCCAAAATCAATTGCGACGGCTACGGCAGTAACAGCGCAAATTATTGCTCAAGTTGCTAGTCATATTTATGGTGGAACAACTATAAATCGTATTGATGAAATTTTAGCTAAATTTGTCACTATCAGTTATCAAAAACATAAACAAGTAGCAGAAGAATGGAATATTTCAAATCCAGAAGCTTATGCTGAGAGTCGTACTCAAAAAGAGTGTTATGATGCTTTTCAATCTTTAGAATATGAGGTCAATACTTTACATACTGCTAATGGTCAAACTCCATTTGTTACTTTTGGCTTTGGTCTAGGGACAAGCTGGGAGTCACGCTTAATTCAAGAGTCAATTCTTAAAGTTCGTATAAAAGGTTTAGGTAAAAATCATAAAACGGCTGTTTTTCCAAAATTAGTTTTTGCAATTAAAGATGGAATTAATCATAAACCAAACGATGTAAATTATGATATTAAGCAACTTGCATTAGAGTGCGCAAGCAAACGTATGTACCCAGATATATTAAATTACGATAAAGTCGTTGAAGTCACTGGTTCATTCAAAACACCAATGGGATGTCGAAGTTTTTTAGGCGTTTATGAAGAAGATGGTCATAAAATTCATGACGGTCGTAATAATTTAGGCGTAATTAGTTTAAATCTTCCACGTATTGCAATTGAAGCACATGGCGATGAATCGCAGTTTTGGAAAATTTTAGATAAACGTTTAGCTCTATGTAAAAAAGCCTTAATGACACGTATTGCTCGTTTAGAAGGGGTTAAAGCCCGTGTAGCACCTATTTTATATATGGAAGGCGCTTGTGGTGTGCGACTAAAAGAAGATGATAGCGTGTCTGAAATATTCAAAAATGGTCGTGCATCTATTTCATTAGGCTATATAGGTATTCATGAAACTCTAAATGCACTTTATGGTAATCAAACTCACCCATTTGATAATGAAACTTTACGTCAAAAAGGTATTGCCATTGTTGAACATTTACGTAAAGCTGTAGAACAATGGAAAGATGAGACTGGTTATGGTTTTAGCTTGTACAGTACACCAAGCGAAAATTTGTGTGATCGTTTCTGTAGACTTGATACTGCTGAGTTTGGCATCATTTCTGGTGTCACTGATAAAGGTTATTATACAAACAGTTTTCATCTTGATGTTGAGAAAAAAGTTAATCCATATGAAAAAATTGAGTTTGAGAAAGCTTATCCACCAGTAGCAAGTGGCGGATTTATCTGTTATGGAGAATATCCTAATATGATAAATAATATTAAAGCATTAGAAGATGTTTGGGACTATAGCTATAGCCGAGTACCTTACTATGGTACTAATACACCAATTGATGAGTGTTATGAATGTGGTTATACGGGTGAATTTTCTTGTACCAGTAAAGGCTTTGTTTGCCCAAGCTGTGGTAATCATGATTCATCTAAAGTCTCAGTGACTCGTCGTGTTTGTGGTTACTTAGGTAGTCCTGATGCCCGTCCATTTAATGCTGGAAAACAAGAAGAAGTCAAACGTCGAGTTAAACATTTAAATAATGGTCAAATTGGTTAA
- the nrdG gene encoding anaerobic ribonucleoside-triphosphate reductase-activating protein: MNYHRYYPVDVVNGEGTRCVLFVAGCEHQCPGCYNKSTWGVNSGSPFTQSLEDQIIKDLQDTEIKRQGLSLSGGDPLHPKNVPAILKLVKRVKSECDNKDIWLWTGYKLGELSTDQQEVVSYIDVLIDGKFVRELADPRLLWRGSSNQIIYRFK; the protein is encoded by the coding sequence ATGAATTATCATCGCTATTATCCTGTTGATGTTGTAAATGGCGAAGGAACCCGTTGTGTACTTTTTGTTGCTGGCTGTGAACATCAATGTCCGGGTTGTTATAACAAAAGTACATGGGGAGTTAATTCAGGTTCGCCGTTTACACAATCACTTGAAGATCAAATCATTAAAGATTTACAAGATACAGAAATAAAACGTCAAGGATTATCGCTTTCTGGTGGTGATCCTTTACATCCAAAAAATGTTCCAGCAATATTAAAACTTGTTAAACGTGTTAAATCTGAATGTGATAATAAAGATATTTGGCTATGGACTGGATATAAACTTGGTGAATTAAGTACTGATCAACAAGAAGTTGTATCTTATATTGATGTGCTAATTGATGGTAAATTTGTCCGAGAACTTGCTGATCCTCGACTGTTATGGCGAGGAAGTAGCAATCAAATCATTTACCGTTTTAAGTAA
- the can gene encoding carbonate dehydratase, translating to MFNVNDLIRFNHEWSEKIEQEDPEFFKQLAIAQNPKFLWIGCSDSRVPAERLIKLKPGELFVHRNVGNLVIHTDLNCLSVVQYAVDVLKIEDIIVCGHLGCGGIRAAVENPDIGLINNWLLHIRDLWFRNSSLIGEFPPDIRLDILCELNVIEQVYNLGHSTIIQSAWQRGQRANLHGWVYGIDNGKITDLHITSSSRENLEINYREAISYLLNLHKLQQ from the coding sequence ATGTTTAATGTTAACGATTTAATCCGTTTTAATCACGAATGGTCAGAAAAAATAGAGCAAGAAGATCCCGAATTTTTTAAACAACTTGCCATTGCACAAAATCCAAAATTTTTATGGATTGGTTGTTCAGATAGCCGAGTTCCAGCTGAAAGATTAATTAAGCTGAAACCCGGTGAATTGTTTGTTCATCGAAATGTCGGTAATTTGGTTATTCATACAGATCTAAATTGTCTATCTGTTGTGCAATATGCCGTTGATGTGCTAAAAATAGAAGATATTATAGTATGTGGACATTTAGGATGTGGTGGAATAAGAGCTGCGGTTGAAAATCCCGACATAGGATTAATTAACAACTGGTTGCTGCATATTCGTGATTTATGGTTTCGTAATAGTTCTCTTATTGGTGAGTTTCCACCAGATATCAGATTAGATATTTTGTGTGAGCTTAATGTTATTGAACAAGTTTATAATTTAGGCCATTCAACGATTATTCAATCAGCATGGCAACGCGGTCAAAGAGCGAATTTACATGGCTGGGTTTATGGTATCGATAATGGCAAAATTACTGATTTACATATCACATCATCTAGTCGTGAAAATCTCGAAATTAATTATCGAGAAGCAATTTCCTATCTTTTAAATTTACATAAATTACAACAATAA
- a CDS encoding FAD-binding protein — MDYDIAIIGLGPAGSTLARLLNPSFKIIALDKKYQTGDKGFHKPCGGLLANDAQKSFIRQKLNIPTDILTNPQIFSVKTIDLQTKLVRNYQRSYISFDRHKFDLWLKSLIPTTVTILHNTLCKEVRRIIDGYQITYVDENQIEHNVTAQYVIGADGANSVVRRMRYPNHSIRQYVAIQQWFTEKHSNPFYSCIFDNQLTNCYAWSMSKDGYFILGGAFPKKNANKHFEQLKHKITQQGFIFGESVKVEKCLVIYPNRFRDFYTGNENIFLIGEAAGFISASSLEGISYALDSAEILSKILNNGQSKPNKRYYQKTIPLRLKLYSKIIKAKILTTPIWRKIIMKSKIQHIKTN; from the coding sequence ATGGATTACGATATTGCAATCATTGGCTTAGGCCCTGCAGGTAGTACGTTAGCACGTTTACTTAACCCATCTTTTAAGATTATTGCTTTAGATAAAAAATATCAAACTGGCGATAAAGGCTTTCATAAACCTTGTGGAGGATTATTGGCAAATGATGCTCAAAAATCATTCATTAGACAAAAATTAAATATTCCAACTGATATTTTAACCAATCCACAAATTTTCAGTGTTAAAACTATAGATTTACAAACTAAATTAGTCCGTAACTATCAACGTAGCTATATTAGTTTTGATAGACATAAGTTTGATCTATGGCTAAAGTCACTTATTCCTACCACAGTTACAATTTTACATAACACTCTGTGTAAAGAAGTAAGGAGAATCATTGATGGTTATCAAATTACTTATGTCGATGAAAATCAAATAGAACATAATGTTACTGCTCAATATGTAATTGGGGCTGATGGTGCAAATTCAGTTGTTAGACGAATGCGTTATCCAAATCATTCCATCAGACAATATGTAGCAATTCAACAATGGTTTACAGAAAAACATTCAAATCCTTTTTATTCTTGTATTTTTGATAACCAATTAACCAATTGCTATGCTTGGAGTATGTCTAAAGATGGTTATTTTATACTTGGCGGAGCATTTCCTAAAAAAAATGCCAATAAACATTTTGAACAATTAAAACATAAAATAACTCAACAAGGTTTTATCTTTGGCGAATCGGTGAAAGTTGAAAAATGTTTAGTTATCTATCCTAATCGTTTCCGTGACTTTTATACTGGCAATGAAAATATATTTTTAATAGGTGAAGCAGCAGGATTTATAAGTGCAAGTTCATTAGAAGGAATCAGTTACGCTCTTGACAGCGCTGAGATTTTAAGCAAAATATTAAACAATGGTCAATCGAAACCAAATAAGCGATATTATCAAAAAACAATACCATTACGTCTTAAACTATATAGCAAAATTATTAAAGCCAAAATATTAACTACTCCAATTTGGCGAAAAATTATTATGAAAAGTAAGATCCAACATATAAAAACGAATTAA
- a CDS encoding CobW family GTP-binding protein yields the protein MTNPIILQPLPVTLLTGFLGSGKTTLINHLLENNRNEKIIIIENEFGQINLDSDLLNAHCDIQIVEMTNGCICCTVQGELTDALHKLHAQRIAGELTFDRLIIETTGLADPAPIIQTFFIDDLIRETIKLDAIITLVDAQHILQHLDEHRVALSQIGFADRIIITKTDCVSEQQKNEIISRINKINNKAAIIVAINGQIPKSQWIDIHSFDLNDDLIINKGFFVVNPLKKIETNFKILPLQNHTQSWKDDICSYLFEAGELDLKKIGSFMENLIEQYGNDMLRYKGILAIKDNPQRLIVQGVHKVVGFDYGSSWQDPSEKISRLVVISRILPFDDLNHEFLKTIAK from the coding sequence ATGACAAACCCAATTATTTTGCAACCACTACCTGTCACTTTACTAACAGGATTTCTCGGTTCAGGTAAAACTACATTAATTAATCATTTATTAGAAAATAATCGTAACGAAAAAATAATCATTATTGAAAATGAATTTGGTCAAATAAATCTTGATAGTGATTTATTAAATGCCCATTGCGATATTCAAATTGTTGAGATGACCAATGGTTGCATCTGCTGCACCGTACAAGGTGAACTTACCGATGCGCTTCATAAATTACATGCTCAGCGCATAGCTGGTGAATTAACATTCGATCGTCTTATTATCGAAACTACAGGACTTGCCGATCCTGCACCAATTATTCAAACATTTTTTATTGACGATTTGATTCGTGAAACGATTAAACTTGATGCTATTATTACTTTAGTTGATGCTCAACATATTTTACAACACTTAGATGAACATAGAGTAGCACTTTCACAGATTGGATTTGCTGATCGAATTATTATTACTAAAACTGACTGTGTAAGTGAACAGCAAAAAAATGAGATTATTAGTAGAATTAATAAAATTAATAATAAAGCTGCAATCATTGTAGCGATAAATGGACAAATACCAAAATCACAATGGATTGACATTCATTCATTCGATTTAAATGACGATTTAATCATTAATAAAGGTTTTTTTGTTGTCAATCCATTAAAAAAAATTGAAACTAATTTTAAAATTCTTCCATTACAAAATCACACTCAATCATGGAAAGATGATATTTGCTCCTATCTTTTTGAAGCTGGTGAGCTTGATTTGAAAAAGATAGGCTCATTTATGGAAAACTTAATTGAGCAATATGGTAATGACATGTTACGGTATAAAGGTATATTAGCGATTAAAGATAACCCACAACGTTTGATTGTTCAAGGAGTGCATAAAGTTGTTGGTTTCGATTATGGTTCTTCATGGCAAGATCCTTCTGAAAAAATATCTCGATTAGTCGTAATTAGTCGTATTTTGCCATTTGATGATTTGAATCACGAATTTTTAAAAACTATTGCTAAATAA
- a CDS encoding YbdD/YjiX family protein: protein MFDSLAKAGKYLGQAAKLMVGIPDYDNYVQHMKLTHPEQTPMTYEEFFKERQDARYGGKGGFKCC from the coding sequence ATGTTCGATTCACTTGCCAAAGCAGGAAAATATCTCGGTCAAGCTGCTAAGCTTATGGTCGGTATCCCTGATTACGATAATTATGTTCAACACATGAAACTAACCCATCCTGAACAAACACCTATGACTTATGAGGAATTTTTTAAAGAACGACAAGATGCACGTTATGGTGGTAAAGGTGGATTTAAATGTTGCTAA
- the murA gene encoding UDP-N-acetylglucosamine 1-carboxyvinyltransferase, with translation MEKFLLKGPTSLNGEVIISGAKNAALPILFAAILAEKPVELKNVPKLKDIDTTLELLSQLGVKCQRNGSVQLNAAHLNNYCAPYELVKTMRASIWALGPLVARFGQGQVSLPGGCAIGARPVDLHITGLQQLGAKIILDEGYVKATVDGRLKGAHIVMDKVSVGATVTIMSAATLAEGKTIIENAACEPEIVDTAKFLNMLGAKITGAGTMRIEIEGVESLGGGTHEIVSDRIETGTFLVAAAISKGKITCRKTDPNLLDAVISKLKEAGAHIEVGDDWICLDMQNKRAKAVNIHTAPHPGFPTDMQAQFSLLNMVAEGTGIIKETIFENRFMHVPELIRMGARAEIEGNTLITHGVEKLSGTQVMATDLRASASLVLAGCIAEGSTIVDRIYHIDRGYDNIEEKLRGLGANIERVK, from the coding sequence ATGGAAAAGTTTCTCCTTAAAGGTCCAACTTCTTTAAACGGTGAAGTTATTATTTCAGGCGCTAAAAACGCTGCTTTGCCTATTTTATTTGCTGCTATTTTAGCAGAAAAACCTGTAGAGCTAAAAAATGTACCTAAGTTAAAAGATATTGATACTACACTGGAACTATTAAGTCAGTTAGGTGTGAAATGTCAACGCAATGGTTCTGTCCAGCTTAATGCGGCTCATCTTAATAATTATTGCGCACCTTATGAATTAGTAAAAACTATGCGAGCTTCCATTTGGGCGTTGGGACCATTGGTTGCTCGTTTTGGTCAAGGACAGGTTTCATTACCTGGCGGTTGTGCGATTGGTGCAAGACCTGTTGATCTTCATATTACTGGGCTTCAGCAATTAGGTGCAAAAATTATTTTGGATGAAGGATATGTTAAAGCTACTGTAGATGGTCGATTAAAAGGCGCTCATATTGTTATGGATAAAGTGAGTGTTGGCGCTACAGTGACGATTATGTCTGCTGCAACTTTAGCCGAAGGTAAAACGATAATTGAAAATGCAGCATGTGAGCCAGAAATTGTTGATACAGCTAAATTCTTAAATATGCTTGGTGCTAAAATTACCGGTGCTGGAACAATGCGCATTGAAATTGAAGGAGTTGAAAGTTTAGGTGGTGGTACGCATGAAATTGTTTCAGATCGAATTGAAACAGGAACTTTTTTAGTAGCTGCTGCTATTTCAAAAGGAAAAATTACTTGTCGTAAAACTGATCCAAACCTGCTTGATGCTGTCATATCAAAATTAAAAGAAGCTGGTGCACATATTGAAGTCGGTGACGATTGGATTTGTTTAGATATGCAAAATAAACGAGCAAAAGCTGTAAATATCCATACAGCCCCACATCCAGGTTTTCCTACAGACATGCAAGCACAATTTTCATTATTAAATATGGTTGCTGAAGGTACTGGAATTATTAAAGAAACGATTTTTGAAAATCGATTTATGCATGTGCCAGAATTAATCCGTATGGGTGCTAGAGCAGAAATTGAAGGTAATACACTAATTACTCATGGCGTAGAAAAACTCAGTGGTACACAAGTAATGGCGACAGATTTACGAGCATCAGCAAGTTTAGTGTTGGCTGGTTGTATTGCAGAAGGTTCAACAATCGTTGACCGCATTTACCACATTGATAGAGGTTATGACAATATTGAAGAAAAACTACGAGGTTTAGGAGCAAATATTGAAAGGGTGAAATAA
- a CDS encoding DJ-1 family glyoxalase III, translated as MMKQALVFLSEGCEETEAVTTIDLLTRAGINVITASISNCCEVKCSRGVTILAQKTISEIQNENFDVVILPGGVKGAENFRDCSLLIEILKKTHQVGDVIAAICASPAIVLQHHNLFPNAYMTGYPSTKSAFKLWKTDRVYFDEQNKVITSQGPATSIDFALKIIDVLVGREKAAEVAQQLVLPVGVESYQ; from the coding sequence ATGATGAAGCAAGCATTAGTCTTTTTATCAGAAGGTTGTGAAGAAACAGAAGCAGTAACAACAATTGATTTACTCACCAGAGCGGGTATTAATGTCATAACTGCAAGTATTTCAAATTGTTGTGAAGTTAAATGTTCTCGTGGAGTAACAATTTTAGCCCAAAAAACTATTTCAGAAATTCAAAATGAAAATTTTGATGTGGTTATTTTACCTGGTGGTGTTAAAGGAGCCGAAAATTTTCGAGATTGTTCGTTATTAATCGAAATATTGAAAAAAACTCATCAGGTAGGTGATGTTATAGCGGCAATTTGTGCTTCTCCTGCAATAGTTCTGCAACATCACAATTTATTTCCAAATGCATATATGACAGGTTACCCATCTACTAAAAGTGCATTTAAACTTTGGAAAACGGATAGAGTATATTTTGATGAGCAAAATAAAGTTATTACTAGTCAAGGTCCTGCGACATCAATTGATTTTGCTTTGAAAATTATTGATGTTTTGGTCGGGCGAGAAAAGGCAGCCGAGGTTGCTCAGCAGTTAGTCCTTCCAGTGGGGGTTGAATCCTATCAATAA